A single Lancefieldella parvula DSM 20469 DNA region contains:
- a CDS encoding kinase/pyrophosphorylase, whose protein sequence is MSTLDIDNNNTLGDGLPIIYVLSDSRGETGAAVVKAAAAQFGDDSVEIVRVPNIHSVEDVRTYFNEREDEDRPRAVFHTFADGSLRREIRRELDQRLIPSIDLLGPAVNVISTLTGEEPSHAIGAFFEGVTR, encoded by the coding sequence ATGAGTACACTTGATATTGACAACAACAACACTCTTGGTGATGGTCTGCCTATCATCTATGTTCTGTCAGACTCTCGCGGTGAGACTGGTGCTGCAGTAGTTAAGGCTGCAGCTGCTCAGTTTGGCGATGATTCCGTTGAGATTGTGAGGGTTCCAAATATTCATAGTGTTGAAGACGTTCGTACGTATTTCAATGAGCGTGAAGATGAGGATCGCCCTCGTGCAGTCTTTCATACCTTTGCAGATGGTTCTCTCAGAAGAGAAATTCGTCGTGAGCTTGATCAGCGTCTTATCCCATCTATTGATCTTCTTGGACCAGCTGTAAACGTTATTTCTACGCTTACCGGTGAGGAGCCAAGTCACGCAATTGGTGCTTTCTTTGAGGGAGTTACACGCTAA
- the ppdK gene encoding pyruvate, phosphate dikinase, protein MSEKHVYSFGKDHAGNDVTEVAGASVEEAKWIVGGKGANLAEMSKIGLPVPPGFSITCQTCVAYSNNGNVWPEGVTDEIDAAMATLEERMGKKLGDAEDPLLVSVRSGAPFSMPGMMDTVLNLGLNDESVQGLIKQTGNERFAWDSYRRFVQMFSGVVMGVSGQLFEDAIAAKKAEKGVKLDTELDANDLRDLVTWFKGIFAANVDVKEHPEVSKNGYAVFPSDPYLQLRLAEQAVFGSWMNDRAILYRKQNKIPDELGTAVNVQVMVFGNKGETSATGVAFTRNPADGTNERYGDFLINAQGEDVVAGIRNTEPIADLVKVSALKEAGEELFHVFEILEDHYADMMDIEFTIENGKLWMLQTRVGKRTALSALKVAIQMYEEGRITKEQAVSRVAPEQLDQLLHPQFDPNAEYKTIAKGLNASPGAAVGAAVFSSADAEAFAEAGKPCILVRWETTPDDLHGMVAAEGILTSHGGKTSHAAVIARGMGAPCVCGVDTLRIDAANKRFTVADSGLVVNEGDVISIDGTTGDVILGAVELVQPELSGDLQTILAWADEVRLDESRGRVIGVRANADNPTDAQTSVDNGAEAIGLDRTEHMFLGERKHLIQDFILADSEDVKQLAIEQLGRAQKGDFLGMFKVMDGKDVVVRLLDPPLHEFLDSPRELDVEIARDEEQGKDTAAKRALLAKFDAFQEANPMLGLRGCRLGLVYPELNVMQVRAIASAAAELKRVGLDPRPEIMVPLVGFEEELIQVREEVEQTIKQVADEYGVELNIPVGTMIELPRAAIMSEEIAKHADFFSFGTNDLTQTCLGFSRDDVESAFMPLYLERKIVKTNPFATLDKGVAELVRMGVEGGRKGNPNLTIGVCGETGGDPESIHMYYNLGLDYVSCSPYRVPIARLAAAQAKIQANGGPQKIATK, encoded by the coding sequence ATGTCCGAGAAGCATGTTTACAGCTTCGGAAAGGATCACGCTGGTAACGATGTTACTGAGGTGGCTGGCGCATCCGTAGAAGAGGCAAAGTGGATTGTTGGTGGCAAGGGTGCAAACCTTGCTGAGATGTCTAAGATTGGCCTGCCTGTACCTCCAGGATTCTCAATTACTTGCCAAACTTGCGTTGCTTATTCCAACAACGGCAACGTCTGGCCCGAGGGTGTCACTGATGAGATTGACGCTGCAATGGCTACCCTTGAAGAGCGCATGGGTAAGAAGCTCGGCGATGCAGAAGATCCACTGCTTGTTTCCGTTCGTTCTGGTGCTCCGTTCTCCATGCCTGGCATGATGGATACTGTTCTTAACCTTGGTCTTAACGATGAGTCCGTTCAGGGTCTCATTAAGCAGACTGGTAATGAGCGCTTTGCTTGGGACTCTTACCGTCGTTTTGTTCAGATGTTCTCTGGCGTTGTTATGGGTGTATCTGGACAGCTCTTTGAGGATGCAATTGCTGCTAAGAAGGCCGAGAAGGGCGTTAAGCTTGATACAGAGCTGGATGCAAATGATCTTCGTGACCTTGTAACTTGGTTTAAGGGCATCTTCGCTGCAAATGTTGATGTTAAGGAGCATCCAGAGGTTTCTAAGAACGGTTATGCTGTTTTTCCATCTGATCCTTACCTTCAGCTCCGCCTTGCTGAGCAGGCAGTTTTTGGTTCTTGGATGAATGACCGCGCAATCCTTTACCGTAAACAGAACAAGATTCCAGATGAGCTTGGTACTGCAGTTAATGTCCAGGTCATGGTCTTTGGTAATAAGGGTGAGACTTCTGCAACTGGTGTTGCATTTACTCGCAATCCTGCAGACGGTACCAACGAGCGCTACGGTGACTTCCTGATTAACGCTCAGGGCGAGGATGTTGTTGCTGGTATTCGTAACACTGAGCCTATCGCTGACCTTGTTAAGGTTTCTGCACTCAAGGAGGCAGGCGAGGAGCTCTTCCACGTCTTTGAGATTCTTGAGGATCATTACGCAGACATGATGGACATCGAGTTCACCATTGAAAATGGTAAGCTTTGGATGCTTCAGACTCGTGTTGGTAAGCGTACTGCTCTCTCTGCACTCAAGGTTGCAATTCAGATGTACGAAGAGGGTCGTATTACTAAGGAACAGGCAGTTTCTCGTGTTGCTCCTGAGCAGCTTGATCAGCTTCTGCATCCACAGTTTGATCCTAACGCTGAGTACAAGACCATTGCTAAGGGTCTTAACGCTTCTCCTGGCGCAGCTGTTGGTGCTGCAGTCTTCTCTTCTGCAGATGCTGAGGCTTTTGCAGAAGCAGGCAAGCCTTGTATTCTTGTCCGTTGGGAGACCACTCCAGATGACCTCCACGGCATGGTTGCTGCAGAGGGTATTCTAACTTCCCACGGCGGCAAGACCAGCCATGCTGCAGTTATCGCTCGTGGTATGGGCGCCCCTTGCGTTTGCGGTGTTGATACACTTCGCATTGACGCTGCTAACAAGCGCTTTACCGTTGCAGATTCCGGTCTTGTTGTTAATGAGGGCGATGTTATCTCCATCGACGGTACCACTGGTGACGTCATCCTTGGTGCTGTTGAGCTTGTTCAGCCAGAGCTTTCTGGTGACCTTCAGACTATCCTTGCATGGGCAGATGAGGTTCGTCTTGACGAGTCCCGTGGTCGCGTCATTGGTGTTCGTGCAAACGCTGATAACCCAACTGATGCTCAGACTTCCGTTGATAACGGTGCTGAGGCAATCGGTCTTGATCGTACTGAGCACATGTTCCTTGGTGAGCGTAAGCATCTCATTCAGGACTTTATTCTTGCTGACTCTGAGGATGTTAAGCAGCTTGCTATTGAGCAGCTTGGACGTGCTCAGAAGGGCGACTTCCTTGGTATGTTCAAGGTAATGGACGGCAAAGACGTTGTCGTTCGTCTTCTTGACCCACCTCTGCACGAGTTCCTTGACTCCCCACGTGAGCTTGACGTTGAGATTGCTCGTGATGAGGAGCAGGGTAAGGACACCGCTGCAAAGCGTGCTCTTCTCGCTAAGTTTGATGCTTTCCAGGAGGCAAACCCAATGCTCGGCCTACGTGGCTGCCGCCTTGGTCTTGTCTACCCAGAGCTCAATGTTATGCAGGTTCGTGCAATCGCAAGCGCGGCTGCAGAGTTGAAGCGCGTTGGTCTTGATCCTCGTCCAGAGATTATGGTTCCTCTGGTTGGCTTTGAAGAGGAGCTTATCCAGGTTCGTGAAGAGGTTGAGCAAACTATCAAGCAGGTTGCTGATGAGTATGGTGTTGAGCTCAACATTCCAGTTGGTACTATGATTGAGCTTCCACGTGCAGCTATCATGTCTGAGGAGATTGCTAAGCACGCAGACTTCTTCTCCTTTGGTACTAATGACCTTACTCAGACCTGCCTTGGCTTCTCCCGTGATGACGTTGAGTCCGCATTTATGCCTCTTTATCTTGAGCGTAAGATTGTTAAGACCAACCCATTTGCAACTCTTGATAAGGGCGTTGCAGAGCTTGTCCGCATGGGTGTCGAGGGCGGCCGTAAGGGTAATCCTAACCTCACCATTGGTGTCTGTGGTGAGACTGGCGGCGATCCAGAGTCCATTCACATGTATTACAACCTTGGCCTTGATTATGTCTCTTGCTCTCCATACCGCGTGCCAATTGCACGTCTTGCTGCAGCACAGGCTAAGATTCAGGCTAACGGTGGTCCACAGAAGATTGCTACCAAGTAG
- a CDS encoding deoxyguanosinetriphosphate triphosphohydrolase: MLSIQREDLEAREHQILSPEAAFSDQSKGRAVAEEPDQYRTCYQCDRDRILHSKSFRRLAHKTQVFLAPEGDHYRTRLIHTLEVSQIARSIARPLGLNEDLTEAIALGHDLGHTPFGHIGEKALSFAISLYRGMDPDAPENEYIFAHNQQSARIVEYLEKDGQGLNLSYEVVDGIRCHSGNLRAETAEGRIVAISDRIAYVTHDIDDAKRAGLLSEEYLPTEAREVLGNSSPERIEHMVHDIVSESSRVGDIKMTDSMWSAMMTMRAFLFANLYASGDAKYEEPKAYDLIIELFDYFVNHMDEVPAEYKCHDCDHPEIQVADYVSGMTDRYATRVFEDLRLPRSWGKRRYVK; encoded by the coding sequence ATGTTATCCATTCAACGAGAAGATCTGGAAGCTCGTGAGCATCAAATCTTATCTCCTGAAGCGGCTTTTTCTGATCAAAGTAAAGGCCGTGCGGTGGCAGAGGAGCCTGACCAGTATCGTACGTGTTATCAGTGCGATAGAGATCGTATCCTTCATAGTAAGAGCTTCAGAAGACTTGCTCACAAGACACAGGTTTTTCTCGCCCCAGAGGGGGATCACTATAGAACTCGTCTTATCCATACGCTTGAGGTTTCACAGATTGCACGCTCAATTGCACGACCTCTTGGCTTAAACGAAGATCTAACTGAGGCAATTGCGCTTGGACATGATTTGGGCCATACGCCGTTTGGACATATAGGTGAAAAGGCGCTTTCGTTTGCTATTAGTCTGTACAGAGGAATGGATCCTGATGCTCCAGAAAATGAGTATATTTTTGCTCATAACCAGCAAAGTGCTCGCATTGTTGAGTATTTAGAGAAAGACGGACAGGGTCTTAATCTTTCGTATGAGGTTGTTGATGGTATTAGATGTCACTCAGGTAACCTACGTGCAGAAACGGCAGAAGGAAGAATTGTTGCTATCTCAGATCGTATTGCCTATGTAACACACGATATTGATGACGCAAAACGCGCCGGCCTGCTTTCGGAGGAGTATCTTCCAACTGAGGCTCGCGAGGTGTTGGGCAATAGTTCGCCTGAGCGTATTGAACATATGGTTCATGATATTGTCTCTGAGAGTTCTCGAGTAGGGGACATTAAGATGACTGACTCTATGTGGAGTGCCATGATGACCATGAGAGCTTTTCTGTTTGCTAATCTTTACGCATCAGGTGACGCAAAATATGAAGAACCTAAAGCGTATGATCTCATCATTGAGTTATTTGATTACTTTGTAAATCATATGGATGAGGTTCCTGCAGAGTATAAGTGTCATGATTGTGATCACCCAGAGATTCAAGTTGCAGATTATGTTTCAGGTATGACTGATAGATATGCAACGAGAGTGTTTGAAGATCTTCGTCTACCTCGTTCCTGGGGTAAAAGAAGATATGTAAAGTAA
- the rplS gene encoding 50S ribosomal protein L19 — translation MDYIRAIERQQIREDIPEVRVGDNVKVHYRIVEGDRTREQVFQGDIIRLSGEGSRETFTVRKISFGVGVERTFPLHSPKIAKLEVLRHGVVHRAKLYFLRDRVGKAARLREKR, via the coding sequence ATGGACTACATTCGCGCTATTGAGCGTCAGCAGATTCGCGAGGACATTCCTGAGGTTCGCGTTGGTGACAATGTAAAGGTTCACTATCGCATTGTCGAAGGCGATCGTACTCGTGAGCAGGTCTTCCAGGGCGACATCATTCGTCTTTCTGGCGAGGGTTCCCGTGAGACTTTTACTGTTCGTAAAATTAGCTTTGGTGTTGGTGTTGAGCGTACTTTCCCACTTCACTCACCAAAGATTGCTAAGCTTGAGGTTCTTCGTCACGGTGTTGTACACCGCGCTAAGCTTTACTTCCTGCGCGATCGTGTTGGTAAGGCTGCTCGTCTTCGCGAGAAGCGCTAA
- a CDS encoding ribonuclease HII: MADSAKDIIARLSDAPEAEAYELIARYSEDPRKQVIKALESAKKRIEKEHVEKIRVEEMYRFQKEFSGGGLVVGVDEVGRGSVAGPLTVCAVCLPDEPIIYGLNDSKKLTATKREILAEQIQEVATAIGIAHISPQRIDEVGMAQCLRDAMLQAVKNTGIEPDCVLIDGNPMHIHPKEKTLVKGDARIASIAAASIVAKVTRDALMVAYDEEYPGYYLAECKGYASAEHIKAIGEKGLSPIHRASFCGNFVKTQRLF; the protein is encoded by the coding sequence ATGGCTGATTCTGCTAAAGATATAATTGCTCGTTTAAGTGACGCACCAGAAGCTGAAGCATACGAACTCATAGCTCGTTATAGTGAAGATCCTCGTAAACAGGTTATTAAGGCTTTGGAATCAGCTAAAAAGCGCATTGAAAAAGAACATGTTGAGAAAATCCGTGTAGAAGAAATGTATCGCTTTCAGAAAGAATTTTCTGGGGGTGGACTTGTTGTTGGCGTAGATGAGGTTGGCAGAGGCTCTGTAGCTGGACCTCTAACGGTCTGTGCTGTATGTTTACCAGATGAACCTATCATCTATGGTCTTAATGATTCCAAGAAACTCACTGCAACAAAGCGAGAGATTCTTGCTGAACAAATTCAAGAAGTAGCTACAGCCATTGGCATTGCTCACATTTCGCCTCAAAGAATTGATGAAGTTGGTATGGCGCAGTGCCTAAGAGACGCTATGCTGCAAGCTGTTAAAAACACAGGTATTGAACCTGACTGCGTGTTGATTGATGGAAATCCTATGCACATTCATCCCAAAGAGAAGACTCTTGTCAAAGGTGATGCTCGCATTGCGTCTATTGCTGCCGCTTCAATTGTGGCAAAAGTAACGAGAGATGCTCTTATGGTAGCCTATGATGAGGAATATCCAGGCTATTATCTGGCAGAATGTAAAGGATATGCCTCTGCTGAACACATTAAGGCTATTGGCGAGAAGGGACTTTCTCCTATACATCGTGCATCGTTTTGTGGAAACTTTGTTAAGACGCAGAGACTGTTTTAA
- a CDS encoding YraN family protein, translating into MSKKDASKNQGSASNEVEEKPSLQEESKDQDKVSKEDDAQESRIPLEEMSSRQIGEKGEEIAAKYLIKRGYKIIQTNWTCQIGEVDIVAQDGDNVVLVEVKTRRVLNKDDSIMPELAVNRAKQEKYRTLALMYAALHPALTSIRFDVVAINLVAPSTASLRHLIGAFSWDEQ; encoded by the coding sequence ATGAGCAAGAAAGATGCAAGTAAGAATCAAGGTTCTGCGTCTAATGAGGTAGAGGAGAAACCCTCATTACAGGAAGAGTCAAAAGATCAGGACAAGGTTTCTAAAGAAGACGACGCGCAAGAAAGCAGAATTCCGCTAGAAGAGATGTCTTCTCGTCAAATTGGCGAGAAAGGCGAGGAGATTGCTGCAAAATACCTCATCAAAAGAGGCTACAAAATTATTCAAACCAACTGGACGTGTCAGATTGGTGAGGTTGATATTGTTGCTCAAGATGGCGATAACGTTGTGCTTGTTGAAGTAAAAACAAGGCGCGTCTTGAATAAAGACGATAGCATCATGCCCGAACTGGCTGTAAATAGAGCAAAGCAGGAAAAATATAGGACGCTTGCGCTTATGTATGCAGCGCTTCATCCAGCACTTACCTCTATTAGATTTGATGTTGTTGCTATTAATTTGGTAGCTCCAAGTACAGCAAGTCTAAGGCATTTAATTGGGGCATTTAGCTGGGACGAGCAATGA
- a CDS encoding YifB family Mg chelatase-like AAA ATPase: MSQATICVHTATLRGIEAIPVDVEVGILGGIPGITIVGMPDSSIMESRSRVRCSLKAAGFTIPRLLVTINLTPADIKKTGTGFDLPIAVAILAATGQIPQEIVHNRLFVGELSLNGKISSVRGMAAYAMLAKKLGMKLISSSDCNLFGSDWSHVIGIQSLLNLSLRDQSFCKPLAQHQHTVETAMLSDNLDFEEVIDQELVKRAIIIAATGNLGMLMIGPPGAGKTMLAKRIPTILPELSKEERDEVLLIHSVAGCETDSIQAGVRPFRSPHHSASVAGMIGGGRPVIPGEISLAHKGVLFLDELPEFASNTLQVLRQPIEDGYVRLARVDGIYKFPSQFQLIAAANPCPCGYFGDKTHTCKCSPGKITTYQSKIGGPLMDRIDIVCDVARPSSGRVIQGELGLTSSGMRSLVVSGRDFASWRETRKAEGTSRQKYIESFDELALQLLHRYARGLHLGGRAITRTCRVARTIADIAHHEKVTKDDVSEAVAYRSRSLE, from the coding sequence ATGAGTCAAGCAACCATTTGCGTTCATACAGCAACTCTTAGAGGAATTGAGGCAATACCTGTAGATGTAGAAGTGGGGATTTTGGGAGGCATACCTGGAATAACCATCGTAGGCATGCCCGACAGTTCCATTATGGAATCTCGCTCTCGTGTGCGATGCTCACTAAAAGCCGCTGGATTTACCATCCCGCGATTGTTAGTGACAATCAATTTGACGCCTGCAGATATAAAGAAGACAGGTACTGGATTTGATTTGCCCATAGCCGTTGCTATTCTTGCAGCTACTGGACAGATTCCTCAAGAGATTGTGCATAACAGGCTTTTTGTCGGAGAGCTTTCATTAAATGGCAAGATTTCTTCTGTGAGAGGTATGGCGGCATATGCAATGCTTGCTAAGAAACTGGGAATGAAGCTTATTTCTTCTTCAGATTGCAATTTATTTGGATCTGACTGGAGTCATGTTATTGGAATTCAATCATTGCTTAATCTCAGTTTAAGAGATCAATCATTCTGTAAGCCATTAGCCCAGCACCAGCATACTGTTGAAACAGCAATGCTCAGCGATAATTTAGACTTTGAAGAGGTTATTGATCAGGAATTAGTCAAACGAGCAATCATAATCGCAGCCACAGGGAACCTGGGAATGCTCATGATTGGTCCGCCGGGTGCAGGTAAAACTATGCTTGCTAAAAGAATTCCAACTATTCTCCCTGAGCTCTCTAAAGAAGAACGCGATGAGGTGTTGCTTATACATTCAGTGGCGGGATGTGAAACAGATTCTATCCAAGCGGGTGTAAGACCCTTTAGGTCTCCTCATCACTCAGCTTCTGTAGCAGGCATGATTGGAGGCGGCAGACCTGTCATCCCAGGTGAGATTTCTCTTGCCCACAAAGGTGTGCTTTTCTTAGATGAGTTACCCGAGTTTGCTTCAAATACGTTGCAGGTTTTACGTCAGCCTATCGAAGATGGATATGTACGTCTTGCACGAGTTGATGGCATTTATAAGTTTCCTTCTCAGTTCCAGCTTATCGCTGCAGCTAATCCCTGTCCTTGCGGCTATTTTGGTGATAAAACTCATACTTGCAAGTGCTCTCCAGGAAAGATTACTACGTATCAATCAAAAATTGGAGGTCCTTTGATGGATCGAATAGATATTGTTTGTGATGTCGCTCGTCCTTCTTCTGGTCGAGTAATTCAAGGAGAGTTGGGACTTACTTCGTCAGGCATGCGCTCGCTTGTTGTTTCTGGTAGAGATTTTGCTTCTTGGCGAGAAACCCGTAAAGCAGAAGGCACTTCTCGCCAAAAGTACATAGAAAGTTTTGATGAGTTGGCGCTACAACTTTTGCATAGATATGCACGCGGGCTTCATTTAGGCGGAAGAGCAATAACTCGTACCTGCAGAGTAGCAAGGACTATCGCAGACATTGCCCATCATGAAAAGGTAACAAAAGACGACGTATCTGAGGCTGTTGCTTATAGGTCTCGCTCTTTGGAGTAG
- a CDS encoding DNA-processing protein DprA, giving the protein MERWEISSEDEDYPSELLLLNHPPEIIYGMGDRSVLQSPCMSVIGARRATPYGIAIAEMAGRCAADNNIVVVSGGALGCDNAAGMAALNAGGKTVVVAGCGADVTYPTTSLDLFEAAREGKGAVISLDRWGTPPRRYAFPRRNAVIAALGKVLLVTEAGLCSGTMSTAEFANSLGKTIYAIPGSIFSLASAGTNRLISEGAQIIPDETSLGIAISLDYDCLVREQMKQDKKLTPLLSALIASPSRPEELAWRLSENVLTVLNSLTDYEARGMVKRLPDGRYTPSKEFYLDS; this is encoded by the coding sequence ATGGAGAGATGGGAGATTTCATCAGAAGATGAGGACTATCCAAGCGAGCTGTTACTGCTAAATCATCCGCCTGAAATAATCTATGGAATGGGGGATAGAAGCGTTTTGCAATCACCTTGTATGTCTGTAATTGGAGCTCGTCGAGCTACTCCATACGGTATAGCAATTGCAGAAATGGCTGGCAGATGTGCTGCTGATAATAATATTGTTGTGGTATCTGGTGGAGCTCTTGGCTGCGACAATGCGGCGGGTATGGCTGCGCTTAACGCTGGAGGAAAGACTGTTGTGGTAGCAGGTTGTGGTGCAGATGTAACCTATCCAACTACTTCGTTAGATCTTTTTGAAGCTGCGCGAGAAGGAAAGGGAGCAGTCATTTCTTTAGATAGATGGGGAACGCCACCTAGACGTTATGCGTTTCCTAGAAGAAATGCGGTAATTGCGGCATTGGGCAAAGTGTTATTGGTGACTGAAGCGGGTCTTTGTTCAGGTACGATGAGTACTGCCGAGTTTGCCAACTCGCTTGGTAAAACTATTTATGCGATACCTGGATCTATCTTTTCCCTGGCTTCTGCTGGTACTAATAGATTAATCTCTGAAGGAGCTCAAATCATTCCTGATGAGACATCATTAGGCATCGCAATCTCATTAGATTATGATTGTCTGGTTCGGGAACAAATGAAGCAAGATAAGAAGTTAACACCGCTTTTATCTGCGCTTATAGCATCACCATCAAGACCAGAAGAGCTTGCATGGAGGTTATCGGAAAACGTACTTACCGTGCTTAATTCTTTAACTGATTATGAAGCTCGTGGAATGGTAAAAAGATTACCGGATGGAAGGTATACTCCTTCTAAAGAGTTTTATTTGGATTCGTAG
- the trmFO gene encoding methylenetetrahydrofolate--tRNA-(uracil(54)-C(5))-methyltransferase (FADH(2)-oxidizing) TrmFO → MSQKVTVVGAGLAGSECALQLASRGISVELIEQRPVVSSPAHHTDMFAELVCSNSLKSTKEDSAAGILKSELKKMGSFLLSLAEENSVPAGGALAVNREEFSRAVTEQIRNHPNISVTHAEVTELSEEPTIIAAGPLCSDRLYEAISERVGTNRMSFFDAAAPIVSEESIDRSIVFSQSRYDDLGIGDYFNCPMNKEEYDTFVDELLSAKRVIGHDFEQSDLFQACQPIEEVARTGHDSIRFGALKPVGLIDPRTGKRPWAAVQLRAENTAKTAFNLVGFQTNLTWGEQKRVFTLIPGLENAEFVRYGVMHRNSFVDSPHALDGSFGIPGTSIILAGQITGTEGYVEAIASGLLAALNMYARLSGKKTFKLPLTTSLGSLVGYATNPKTKDYQPMHVNFGIFEPLDEHIKRKDERRQKMMERAHKDFDDYIASRQELFDCVKRD, encoded by the coding sequence ATGTCACAAAAAGTTACTGTGGTAGGTGCTGGTTTAGCTGGAAGCGAATGTGCCTTACAGCTTGCTTCTCGTGGTATTTCTGTTGAGCTAATAGAGCAGCGCCCCGTTGTTTCTTCTCCAGCACATCACACAGATATGTTTGCTGAACTGGTATGTTCTAACTCTTTGAAATCTACCAAGGAAGATTCTGCGGCTGGAATTTTAAAGTCTGAGCTTAAAAAGATGGGAAGCTTTCTACTTTCTCTTGCAGAAGAAAACTCAGTTCCTGCAGGTGGCGCGCTTGCGGTGAATAGAGAAGAGTTTTCAAGGGCGGTTACTGAACAGATTAGAAATCACCCAAACATCTCTGTTACTCATGCAGAGGTAACAGAGCTTTCGGAAGAACCAACAATTATTGCTGCAGGACCACTGTGTTCCGATAGGTTATATGAGGCAATTTCTGAGCGCGTTGGAACCAACAGGATGTCGTTTTTTGATGCAGCGGCGCCTATTGTATCTGAAGAATCAATTGACCGTTCAATTGTATTCTCTCAATCTCGTTATGATGATTTGGGAATTGGCGATTATTTCAATTGTCCTATGAATAAAGAGGAATATGACACTTTTGTAGATGAGTTACTTTCTGCTAAACGTGTTATTGGCCATGATTTTGAGCAGTCTGATTTGTTCCAAGCATGCCAACCTATTGAGGAAGTTGCACGAACGGGACATGATTCCATCAGGTTTGGAGCTCTAAAACCCGTGGGACTTATTGATCCACGAACAGGTAAACGACCCTGGGCGGCAGTTCAGCTTCGTGCAGAAAATACAGCTAAAACTGCATTTAATCTAGTGGGTTTTCAGACAAACCTTACGTGGGGAGAGCAGAAACGTGTATTTACGCTTATCCCAGGATTAGAGAACGCCGAGTTTGTTCGCTATGGTGTCATGCACAGGAACTCTTTTGTCGATTCTCCTCATGCGCTTGACGGCTCGTTTGGAATTCCAGGAACTTCTATTATTCTTGCGGGTCAAATTACAGGTACAGAAGGCTATGTTGAAGCTATTGCTTCAGGCTTGCTTGCAGCGTTAAATATGTATGCACGTCTGTCAGGCAAGAAGACGTTTAAACTTCCTTTGACAACCTCGCTTGGTTCTCTTGTCGGTTATGCAACAAATCCAAAAACCAAAGATTATCAGCCTATGCATGTTAATTTTGGAATTTTTGAGCCTTTGGACGAACATATTAAAAGAAAAGATGAACGTCGTCAGAAAATGATGGAGCGTGCTCATAAAGATTTTGATGACTATATTGCTTCTCGCCAGGAGCTTTTTGATTGCGTAAAGCGTGATTAA
- the xerD gene encoding site-specific tyrosine recombinase XerD yields MGISKVQSNQVEQFIEYLHKVRNLSENTLRSYQTDLLSFAQWCSRENVDLTQVDHKNLRLYLAYLKQAQYSAKTLNRHLSALRGFYKWMQREKLIATDPALALSNPRAPRNLPHTMTDSDVNRLLESCDVSTAAGLRDRAFLEFLYATGARISEVATLRLEQVDLQNGTVRLFGKGSKERIVPLYESAIEWLKKYLRSSRPTLLLKDKTGRVHSALFISVRGNNMSADSLRKVFSSYLTAAGLDSSLSPHAMRHTYATELLGGGADLRIVQELLGHESLSTTQVYTHLSVDRLKEAAKAAHPRSK; encoded by the coding sequence ATGGGCATTTCTAAAGTGCAGAGTAACCAAGTTGAACAATTCATTGAGTATTTACATAAGGTTAGAAATCTCTCCGAGAATACTTTGAGGTCTTATCAAACTGACCTTTTATCATTTGCGCAGTGGTGTAGTAGAGAAAATGTTGATTTAACTCAAGTTGATCATAAAAATCTTCGTTTGTATTTGGCCTATCTCAAACAAGCTCAATATTCAGCTAAAACGCTTAACAGGCATCTATCGGCGTTGCGTGGCTTTTACAAATGGATGCAGCGAGAAAAACTGATTGCTACTGATCCTGCTCTTGCACTTAGTAATCCCCGAGCTCCACGCAATCTTCCACATACCATGACTGATTCTGATGTGAATAGACTTTTGGAATCATGTGACGTTTCAACTGCAGCAGGTCTCAGAGATAGAGCATTTCTTGAGTTTTTGTACGCAACAGGTGCTCGTATTTCTGAGGTAGCAACGCTCAGACTTGAGCAGGTTGATCTACAAAATGGAACAGTACGTCTATTTGGTAAAGGTTCTAAAGAGCGGATTGTTCCGCTTTATGAGTCTGCAATTGAGTGGCTTAAGAAATATCTTAGATCTTCTCGCCCTACGCTTTTACTAAAAGATAAAACAGGACGCGTACATTCAGCTCTTTTTATTTCCGTAAGAGGAAATAACATGAGCGCAGATTCATTGCGCAAGGTTTTCTCGTCATATTTAACGGCTGCAGGACTGGATAGCTCACTATCACCACATGCCATGAGGCATACATATGCTACGGAGCTTCTTGGTGGCGGAGCAGATCTACGTATTGTGCAGGAGCTATTGGGACATGAGTCTCTTTCAACTACGCAGGTTTATACACATCTTTCGGTTGATAGACTTAAAGAAGCGGCGAAGGCAGCTCATCCAAGATCAAAATAG